In a single window of the Lagenorhynchus albirostris chromosome 19, mLagAlb1.1, whole genome shotgun sequence genome:
- the ZNF579 gene encoding zinc finger protein 579, whose product MDPQPPPPAQGSPPHRGRGRGRGRGRGRGRGRGRGGAGAPRAPLPCPTCGRLFRFPYYLSRHRLSHSGLRPHACPLCPKAFRRPAHLSRHLRGHGPQPPLRCAACPRTFPEPAQLRRHLAQEHAGGGVELAIERAAKEAAGSGWSPQDKGAEQPTSAAAGAAEEEVEAAARPDTWSAGEPATLAAATSAEPRESEEEEAEAGAAELRAELALAAGRQEEKQVLLQADWTLLCLRCREAFATKGELKAHPCLRPEGEQEGEGGPPPRPKRHQCSICLKAFARPWSLSRHRLVHSTDRPFVCTDCGLAFRLASYLRQHRRVHGALSLLAPLPAAGKKDDKVSGGRTSGKGPEGGEGAECGGASEGGEGGQNGGDAAPARPPAGEPRFWCPECGKGFRRRAHLRQHGVTHSGARPFQCVRCQREFKRLADLARHAQVHAGGPAPHPCPHCSRRFSRAYSLLRHQRCHRAELERAAAAQQALQAQAPPSPPPPPPPPAGQEEEGFPLPIAHIKEEPPSPGTPPRPPPAPPVFLSASCFDSQDHSAFEMEEEEIDSKAHLRGLGGLAS is encoded by the coding sequence ATGGATCCGCAGCCTCCTCCACCAGCCCAGGGCAGCCCACCTCACCGTGGCCGGGGCCGGGGTCGTGGCCGGGGCCGGGGTCGTGGCCGAGGCCGTGGCAGGGGGGGCGCTGGAGCTCCTCGGgcgcccctgccctgccccacctgtGGCCGCCTCTTCCGCTTCCCCTACTACCTCTCCCGGCACCGGCTGAGCCACTCGGGCCTGCGGCCCCATGCCTGCCCCCTATGCCCCAAGGCCTTCCGCCGGCCTGCCCACCTCTCGCGCCACCTGCGTGGCCACGGGCCGCAGCCCCCGCTGCGTTGCGCCGCCTGCCCCCGCACCTTCCCTGAGCCTGCCCAGCTCAGGCGCCACCTGGCCCAGGAGCACGCGGGCGGCGGGGTCGAGCTGGCCATCGAGAGGGCAGCCAAGGAGGCGGCCGGGTCCGGCTGGAGCCCGCAGGACAAGGGCGCCGAGCAGCCCACCTCTGCAGCAGCGGGCGCtgcggaggaggaggtggaggcggCGGCGCGGCCCGACACGTGGTCCGCGGGGGAGCCGGCCACGCTGGCGGCCGCCACGAGCGCGGAGCCCCGCGAgtcggaggaggaggaggccgaGGCCGGGGCGGCGGAGCTGAGGGCCGAGCTGGCGCTGGCGGCCGGACGGCAGGAGGAGAAGCAGGTCCTGCTCCAGGCCGACTGGACGCTGCTGTGCCTCCGCTGCCGTGAAGCTTTCGCCACCAAGGGCGAGCTCAAAGCGCACCCGTGCCTGCGCCCCGAGGGCGAACAGGAGGGCGAAGGGGGGCCCCCGCCCCGTCCCAAGCGCCACCAGTGCTCCATCTGCCTCAAGGCCTTCGCCAGGCCCTGGTCGCTGTCCCGCCACCGGCTGGTCCACTCCACCGACCGCCCCTTCGTGTGCACGGACTGTGGCCTGGCCTTCCGCCTCGCCTCCTACCTCCGCCAGCACCGTCGCGTCCACGGCGCGCTCAGCCTCCTGGCCCCGCTGCCCGCGGCGGGCAAGAAGGACGACAAGGTGTCGGGCGGACGGACCTCAGGGAAGGGGCCCGAGGGGGGCGAAGGGGCAGAGTGTGGGGGCGCCTCGGAGGGTGGAGAAGGCGGGCAGAACGGAGGGGATgccgccccggcccggccccccGCCGGGGAGCCCCGATTCTGGTGCCCCGAGTGCGGCAAAGGTTTCCGGCGCCGTGCGCACTTGCGGCAGCACGGGGTAACCCACTCTGGGGCGCGGCCCTTCCAGTGCGTGCGCTGCCAGCGGGAGTTCAAGCGGCTGGCCGACCTGGCCCGCCACGCGCAGGTCCACGCGGGCGGTCCGGCCCCGCACCCGTGCCCGCACTGCTCGCGGCGCTTCTCGCGCGCCTATAGCCTCCTGCGCCACCAACGCTGCCACCGCGCTGAGCTGGAGAGGGCCGCCGCCGCGCAGCAGGCGCTCCAGGCCCAGGCCCCGCCgtcgcccccgccgcccccgccgccccccgctggccaggaggaggaagggttTCCGCTGCCCATCGCACACATCAAGGAGGAGCCGCCCTCCCCGGGGACCCCACCTCGGCCGCCGCCGGCACCCCCCGTCTTCCTCAGCGCCTCCTGTTTTGACAGCCAAGACCACTCAGCCTTCgagatggaggaagaagagatCGACAGCAAGGCTCACCTGCGCGGATTGGGGGGCCTGGCCTCCTGA
- the SBK3 gene encoding uncharacterized serine/threonine-protein kinase SBK3 isoform X1 — MSSRPWLCSGVQWSSVGVLLLGSPDQGCLPEGQLTPGHPEMELRDPENQEDGDPEEDTATALQRLVELTATRVTPVRSLRVQYHLIRKLGSGSFGHVLLARPRQGAGPAVALKLLPRDSVLRTTFLREFCVGRCVSSHPGLLQTLAGPLETPRHFALAQEYAPCGDLSGMLQERGLPELQVKRVVAQLAGALDFLHGRGLVHADVKPDNVLVFDPVCSRVALGDLGLTRPEGSPTSAPPGPLPSAPPELCLLLPPDTLPLRPAVDSWGLGVLLFCAAMACFPWDAALAPDPGFEAFAGWMTTRPQPLQPPPPWDQFAPPALALLQGLLDLNQETRIPPLAVLGFLGDDWGLKENKERPGGLGSVSSEDGEEEEGGASLEEWSEGEENDDNNDGGRCRQMGDSPDQLTGTGAQSLGQRPLPQPPWPPGWRDSCSRDDRDGTHCISPN, encoded by the exons ATGAGCTCCAGGCCTTGGCTCTGCTCAGGGGTGCAGTGGAGCTCAGTGGGCGTGCTGCTTTTGGGGAGCCCAGACCAGGGGTGCTTGCCCGAGGGCCAGCTGACACCAGGTCACCCTGAGATGGAGCTCAGGGACCCCGAGAACCAGGAGGATGGGGACCCGGAG GAGGACACAGCCACGGCCCTCCAGAGGCTTGTGGAGCTGACGGCCACCAGGGTGACCCCAGTGAGGAGTCTGCGTGTCCAGTATCACCTCATCCGAAAGCTTGGCTCCGGCTCCTTCGGCCACGTGCTCCTTGCCCGGCCTCGCCAAGGGG CAGGTCCggctgtggctctgaagctcctaCCTCGGGACTCGGTCCTGAGAACCACCTTCCTGAGAGAGTTCTGTGTGGGCCGCTGTGTCTCATCACATCCAGGCCTGCTCCAGACCCTGGCAGGACCCCTGGAGACGCCCCGACACTTCGCCTTGGCCCAGGAGTATGCGCCCTGTGGGGATCTCAGCGGGATGCTGCAGGAACGG GGCCTCCCAGAGCTGCAGGTGAAGCGGGTGGTGGCCCAGCTAGCTGGAGCCCTGGACTTCCTCCATGGCCGGGGGCTGGTCCATGCGGACGTCAAGCCAGACAACGTGCTGGTCTTCGACCCTGTCTGCAGCCGGGTGGCCCTGGGTGACCTGGGTCTGACCCGGCCTGAGGGCAGTCCAACCTCTGCCCCGCCAGGGCCACTGCCCTCCGCCCCACCCGAGCTCTGCCTCCTGCTGCCCCCTGACACCCTGCCCCTGCGACCAGCAGTGgactcctgggggctgggggtgcttCTCTTCTGTGCGGCCATGGCCTGTTTCCCTTGGGATGCGGCACTAGCCCCTGACCCTGGGTTCGAGGCCTTTGCTGGCTGGATGACCACCAGGCCCCAGCCACTTCAACCACCGCCCCCTTGGGACCAGTTTGCGCCCCCGGCTCTGGCACTGCTCCAGGGGCTTCTGGACCTGAATCAAGAGACTAGGATCCCCCCACTGGCTGTCCTGGGCTTCCTGGGGGATGATTGGGGGTTAAAGGAGAACAAGGAGAGACCTGGGGGCTTGGGGAGTGTGTCCAGTGAAgacggggaggaggaagaggggggagcAAGCCTGGAAGAGTGGTCAGAGGGGGAGGAGAATGACGACAACAACGATGGTGGGAGGTGCAGACAGATGGGGGACAGCCCTGACCAGCTGACTGGGACAGGCGCCCAGAGCTTGGGCCAAaggcctctcccccagcccccatggCCACCTGGATGGAGAGACAGCTGCTCCCGGGACGACAGAGATGGAACACATTGCATCTCTCCCAACTGA
- the SBK3 gene encoding uncharacterized serine/threonine-protein kinase SBK3 isoform X2 has product MSSRPWLCSGVQWSSVGVLLLGSPDQGCLPEGQLTPGHPEMELRDPENQEDGDPEEDTATALQRLVELTATRVTPVRSLRVQYHLIRKLGSGSFGHVLLARPRQGGPAVALKLLPRDSVLRTTFLREFCVGRCVSSHPGLLQTLAGPLETPRHFALAQEYAPCGDLSGMLQERGLPELQVKRVVAQLAGALDFLHGRGLVHADVKPDNVLVFDPVCSRVALGDLGLTRPEGSPTSAPPGPLPSAPPELCLLLPPDTLPLRPAVDSWGLGVLLFCAAMACFPWDAALAPDPGFEAFAGWMTTRPQPLQPPPPWDQFAPPALALLQGLLDLNQETRIPPLAVLGFLGDDWGLKENKERPGGLGSVSSEDGEEEEGGASLEEWSEGEENDDNNDGGRCRQMGDSPDQLTGTGAQSLGQRPLPQPPWPPGWRDSCSRDDRDGTHCISPN; this is encoded by the exons ATGAGCTCCAGGCCTTGGCTCTGCTCAGGGGTGCAGTGGAGCTCAGTGGGCGTGCTGCTTTTGGGGAGCCCAGACCAGGGGTGCTTGCCCGAGGGCCAGCTGACACCAGGTCACCCTGAGATGGAGCTCAGGGACCCCGAGAACCAGGAGGATGGGGACCCGGAG GAGGACACAGCCACGGCCCTCCAGAGGCTTGTGGAGCTGACGGCCACCAGGGTGACCCCAGTGAGGAGTCTGCGTGTCCAGTATCACCTCATCCGAAAGCTTGGCTCCGGCTCCTTCGGCCACGTGCTCCTTGCCCGGCCTCGCCAAGGGG GTCCggctgtggctctgaagctcctaCCTCGGGACTCGGTCCTGAGAACCACCTTCCTGAGAGAGTTCTGTGTGGGCCGCTGTGTCTCATCACATCCAGGCCTGCTCCAGACCCTGGCAGGACCCCTGGAGACGCCCCGACACTTCGCCTTGGCCCAGGAGTATGCGCCCTGTGGGGATCTCAGCGGGATGCTGCAGGAACGG GGCCTCCCAGAGCTGCAGGTGAAGCGGGTGGTGGCCCAGCTAGCTGGAGCCCTGGACTTCCTCCATGGCCGGGGGCTGGTCCATGCGGACGTCAAGCCAGACAACGTGCTGGTCTTCGACCCTGTCTGCAGCCGGGTGGCCCTGGGTGACCTGGGTCTGACCCGGCCTGAGGGCAGTCCAACCTCTGCCCCGCCAGGGCCACTGCCCTCCGCCCCACCCGAGCTCTGCCTCCTGCTGCCCCCTGACACCCTGCCCCTGCGACCAGCAGTGgactcctgggggctgggggtgcttCTCTTCTGTGCGGCCATGGCCTGTTTCCCTTGGGATGCGGCACTAGCCCCTGACCCTGGGTTCGAGGCCTTTGCTGGCTGGATGACCACCAGGCCCCAGCCACTTCAACCACCGCCCCCTTGGGACCAGTTTGCGCCCCCGGCTCTGGCACTGCTCCAGGGGCTTCTGGACCTGAATCAAGAGACTAGGATCCCCCCACTGGCTGTCCTGGGCTTCCTGGGGGATGATTGGGGGTTAAAGGAGAACAAGGAGAGACCTGGGGGCTTGGGGAGTGTGTCCAGTGAAgacggggaggaggaagaggggggagcAAGCCTGGAAGAGTGGTCAGAGGGGGAGGAGAATGACGACAACAACGATGGTGGGAGGTGCAGACAGATGGGGGACAGCCCTGACCAGCTGACTGGGACAGGCGCCCAGAGCTTGGGCCAAaggcctctcccccagcccccatggCCACCTGGATGGAGAGACAGCTGCTCCCGGGACGACAGAGATGGAACACATTGCATCTCTCCCAACTGA
- the SBK2 gene encoding serine/threonine-protein kinase SBK2 translates to MPGKPSEEKQVEMEMGSVENGAGEDLGGLTAEELRQGQEAALALEDMMALSAQTLVQAEVDELYQHVRPLGQGRFGRVLLVTHRQKGTTFALKQLPKASTTLRGFLYEFCVGLSLGSHSAIVAAYGIGVESVDSYSFLTEPVLHGDLIAFIQPKVGLLQPAAQRCAAQLASALEHIHSRGLVYRDLKPENVLVCDPACRWVKLTDFGHTRPRGTLLRLVGPPIPYTAPELCGPPPLPEGLPIQPALDAWALGVLLFCLLTGYFPWDQPLVEADPFYEDYVIWQASGQPQARPQPWLGLTPVADALLWGLLDPHPRRRSPVSSIRDYLGRPWRQREGEAEEVPQGEKGDPE, encoded by the exons ATGCCTGGGAAGCCATCAGAGGAGAAACAGGTGGAAATGGAGATGGGGTCTGTGGAGAACGGTGCTGGGGAGGACCTGGGGGGCCTCACGGCAGAGGAGCTGCGGCAGGGCCAGGAAGCGGCCCTGGCACTGGAGGACATGATGGCGCTGAGCGCCCAGACCCTGGTCCAGGCCGAGGTGGACGAGCTCTACCAGCACGTGCGTCCCCTGGGCCAGGGTCGCTTTGGCCGGGTCCTGCTGGTCACCCACCGTCAGAAAG GCACAACCTTTGCCCTGAAGCAGCTCCCGAAGGCCTCCACCACCCTCCGAGGCTTCCTGTATGAGTTCTGTGTGGGCCTCTCCCTGGGCTCGCACTCGGCCATCGTGGCGGCCTACGGCATTGGCGTGGAGTCAGTCGACTCCTACAGCTTCCTGACCGAGCCTGTCCTGCATGGAGACCTCATCGCCTTCATCCAGCCCAAG GTGGGCCTCCTGCAGCCAGCAGCCCAGCGCTGTGCGGCCCAGCTGGCCTCAGCCCTGGAGCACATCCACTCCCGCGGCCTGGTGTACCGGGACCTCAAGCCGGAGAACGTGCTGGTGTGCGACCCAGCCTGCCGGTGGGTCAAGCTTACCGACTTCGGCCACACGCGGCCCCGCGGAACCCTGCTGCGCCTGGTGGGGCCGCCCATACCCTACACGGCCCCGGAGCTCTGtggccccccgcccctccccgagGGCCTGCCCATCCAGCCCGCCCTGGACGCTTGGGCACTGGGCGTCCTGCTCTTCTGCCTTCTCACTGGCTACTTCCCCTGGGACCAGCCCCTGGTGGAGGCCGACCCCTTCTATGAGGACTACGTCATCTGGCAGGCCTCAGGCCAGCCCCAGGCCCGTCCTCAGCCCTGGCTTGGCCTGACGCCCGTGGCAGACGCTCTCCTGTGGGGGCTGCTGGACCCTCACCCCCGAAGGAGAAGCCCCGTGAGCTCCATCCGGGACTACCTGGGGCGGCCCTGGAGGCAGCGGGAGGGGGAGGCCGAGGAGGTGCcccagggggagaagggggaccCAGAGTGA